One segment of Sulfurirhabdus autotrophica DNA contains the following:
- a CDS encoding M61 family metallopeptidase produces the protein MTNLSPIQYQIYPKNPAAHLFEIVCIVSDPDEDGQRFSLPAWIPGSYMIREFAKNIVQLSAECNGKPVVTKKLDKDTWQCAPCDGPMKLTYEVYAWDLSVRAAHLDNTHGYFNGTSVFLMVQGKEDRPCIVDIRPPVGDVFQSWRVGTAMSRDSAAPYGFGLYRAENYDELVDHPVEMGEFTLATFEACGVPHDIIITGRHRSDMDRLCTDLKKICEHHIRFFGEPAPMDRYVFMVMAVGDGYGGLEHRASTSLLCSRDDLPKSDELAVSEGYRTFLGLCSHEYFHTWNVKRIKPKAFLPYELSRESYTPLLWAFEGITSYYDDLALLRCGLITQESYLELLGQTATRVWRSQGRFKQTLEESSFDAWTKFYRQDENAPNAIVSYYTKGALVALALDLSIRSGTNQEKSLDDVMRALWQEYGLPLKGVPDEGVEKIVLEVTGLPLQDFFHKALRSTEDLPLNELLAPFGVAFMLRAAESENDKGGKPSKKSEDISKARAVLGAKIQGSGDARLSYVFDGGAAQEAGLAAGDVIMAINGLRAASGNLEQNIGGYPVGETLELHVFRRDELMVFNPVLKAAPLDTCVLTLMDNADVVAVAQRNNWLGFTERD, from the coding sequence ATGACTAATTTAAGCCCAATTCAGTATCAAATTTATCCAAAAAATCCGGCTGCACATTTATTCGAAATCGTTTGTATCGTTTCTGATCCGGATGAGGATGGTCAGCGTTTTTCATTACCAGCCTGGATTCCCGGCAGTTACATGATCAGAGAATTTGCCAAAAATATTGTGCAGCTTTCTGCCGAATGCAACGGGAAACCCGTTGTGACCAAAAAACTGGACAAAGATACCTGGCAGTGTGCGCCATGTGATGGCCCAATGAAGCTGACCTATGAAGTCTATGCTTGGGATTTGTCAGTACGTGCCGCTCATCTCGATAATACTCATGGCTATTTTAATGGGACCAGCGTTTTTTTGATGGTACAGGGTAAAGAAGACCGGCCGTGTATCGTGGATATCAGACCACCGGTGGGAGACGTGTTTCAGTCATGGCGAGTTGGTACAGCCATGTCGCGAGATTCTGCTGCTCCTTATGGGTTTGGGCTGTACAGGGCAGAAAATTACGATGAACTTGTCGATCATCCAGTGGAAATGGGTGAATTTACCCTTGCTACTTTTGAGGCGTGTGGCGTACCTCACGATATCATCATCACAGGCCGCCATCGCAGTGACATGGATCGCTTGTGTACCGATTTAAAGAAAATTTGCGAACACCATATTCGCTTCTTTGGTGAACCCGCACCCATGGATCGCTATGTTTTTATGGTGATGGCAGTTGGTGACGGATATGGAGGCCTGGAGCATCGAGCCTCTACCAGTTTGTTGTGTAGCCGGGATGATCTGCCTAAATCAGATGAGTTGGCAGTCAGTGAAGGTTATCGCACATTTTTAGGGTTGTGCAGTCACGAATATTTCCATACATGGAATGTAAAGCGGATCAAGCCAAAGGCCTTTTTACCTTATGAATTAAGCCGTGAATCCTATACACCCTTGTTATGGGCTTTTGAGGGGATAACTTCTTATTACGATGACCTCGCACTGTTGCGCTGTGGGCTCATTACGCAGGAGAGTTATCTGGAATTGCTGGGACAGACCGCAACCCGTGTTTGGCGTAGCCAAGGCAGGTTTAAGCAAACACTGGAAGAGTCCAGCTTTGATGCATGGACCAAATTTTACCGGCAGGATGAAAACGCCCCCAATGCCATAGTCAGCTATTACACCAAAGGTGCGCTGGTAGCGCTGGCTCTGGATTTAAGCATACGTAGCGGCACAAATCAGGAAAAATCGCTGGATGATGTCATGCGCGCCTTGTGGCAAGAATACGGTTTGCCCCTTAAAGGTGTACCGGATGAGGGCGTTGAAAAGATTGTCCTGGAAGTAACAGGACTGCCATTGCAAGATTTTTTTCATAAGGCGCTGCGTAGCACTGAAGATTTGCCACTGAATGAATTGTTGGCACCATTCGGGGTGGCGTTTATGTTAAGAGCTGCCGAGTCAGAAAATGATAAGGGTGGGAAGCCATCTAAGAAGTCCGAAGACATATCTAAAGCCCGTGCCGTCTTGGGTGCGAAAATTCAGGGTAGCGGTGACGCCAGACTAAGCTATGTGTTCGATGGGGGGGCAGCACAAGAAGCCGGGCTGGCCGCAGGGGACGTGATTATGGCAATCAATGGACTTCGTGCTGCATCCGGTAATCTGGAACAAAACATAGGTGGCTATCCCGTAGGGGAAACGCTGGAGTTGCACGTATTTCGGCGCGATGAGCTGATGGTGTTTAATCCTGTACTGAAAGCGGCCCCTCTGGATACATGTGTACTGACGCTGATGGATAATGCGGATGTAGTAGCGGTGGCTCAACGTAATAATTGGTTGGGTTTCACTGAACGAGACTGA
- a CDS encoding AEC family transporter, with product MRILSIIFPVFAIAAIGYAYGRYKRPDMTFANQLNMDLFVPALVFSALASKSFDLASHQNLAIGALVVVLGSGLLALPVAKWLKVDYKTFVPSMMFNNSGNMGIPLMVLAFGQEALAGAIILFIVEMALHFSLGTYILDHRTRFSHLLRMPMIIATLLGLIVSFANWEVPSMLSISIKMLGDIAIPLMLFSLGVRLNVVSLKDWRIGLWGAALCPISGLAIVWLIAPFLHLPPLQQSLLLIFGALPPAVLNYMVAEKYQQEPEKVASIVMLGNLGGLIAMPIALVLALQPV from the coding sequence ATGCGTATTCTCTCAATAATTTTTCCGGTATTCGCTATTGCCGCAATTGGCTATGCTTATGGACGTTATAAACGACCTGACATGACATTTGCCAATCAGCTGAATATGGATCTCTTTGTGCCAGCACTGGTATTCAGTGCACTTGCCAGCAAGTCTTTTGATCTTGCTTCACACCAAAACCTGGCAATTGGCGCACTCGTCGTCGTACTGGGCTCCGGGTTACTTGCTTTGCCCGTAGCTAAGTGGCTCAAGGTGGATTATAAAACGTTTGTGCCGTCCATGATGTTCAATAACTCCGGCAACATGGGCATCCCGCTCATGGTGCTTGCCTTCGGGCAAGAAGCTTTGGCGGGCGCAATCATATTGTTCATCGTGGAAATGGCTCTGCATTTTTCGCTAGGCACGTATATTCTAGACCATCGCACCCGTTTCTCCCACCTGCTTCGCATGCCCATGATTATTGCCACATTGCTGGGTCTGATAGTTAGCTTTGCCAACTGGGAAGTGCCTTCCATGCTATCTATCAGCATTAAAATGCTGGGAGATATTGCCATTCCGCTGATGCTTTTTTCTCTGGGGGTTCGGCTTAATGTCGTTTCTTTGAAAGATTGGCGAATTGGTTTGTGGGGCGCGGCCTTATGCCCGATTTCGGGCTTGGCCATTGTTTGGCTCATAGCACCATTCCTCCATCTACCTCCCTTGCAGCAAAGCCTGCTATTAATATTTGGCGCCCTCCCCCCCGCTGTATTGAACTATATGGTCGCTGAAAAATATCAGCAGGAACCGGAAAAGGTGGCCTCCATTGTCATGTTAGGCAATTTAGGCGGTCTGATAGCAATGCCCATCGCCCTGGTGTTGGCACTTCAACCTGTCTGA
- a CDS encoding tetratricopeptide repeat protein, which yields MNNSPYVFDATGANFQTLVLENSAKGPVLVHFWSPRAGPCMLLMPRLVKMATEYGGKFLLVMVNTDEQGRLSKDLGVTSVPTVKFFRNGKLVHTIHGADPDAEFRKVIDRFVARDSDRAHAIALRAYQDGDIDKACSLLAQAALDDTSNPRIPLDLAKLLVLKGDFAQAEDLLTYLPSEVRDDAEIGTLLAHVGFIRVAQDAPDLETLEQILEGEPDNSLAHYQLSALKLIQDDYESAMGHLLEIVKRDRAFRDDAGRKGLISLFGMLGNEGELVTRYRSLLSQAMN from the coding sequence ATGAATAATTCTCCCTATGTTTTTGATGCAACTGGTGCAAATTTTCAAACCCTGGTATTGGAAAACTCTGCAAAAGGACCTGTATTAGTTCATTTCTGGTCGCCTCGTGCCGGGCCCTGCATGTTGCTTATGCCGCGGTTGGTCAAGATGGCGACAGAGTATGGCGGCAAATTTTTGCTCGTCATGGTCAATACAGATGAGCAGGGGAGGTTGTCCAAAGACCTGGGTGTCACCAGTGTGCCAACAGTGAAATTTTTCCGAAACGGTAAGCTGGTGCACACGATTCACGGTGCCGATCCGGATGCTGAGTTTCGTAAAGTAATTGATCGGTTCGTGGCCAGGGATTCTGACAGGGCCCACGCAATCGCTTTACGCGCCTATCAGGATGGGGATATTGACAAGGCATGTTCATTGCTGGCGCAGGCGGCGCTGGATGATACCAGTAATCCTCGCATTCCTCTTGATCTTGCCAAATTGCTGGTGTTGAAGGGGGATTTTGCGCAAGCTGAAGATCTTCTGACGTATCTGCCATCTGAAGTGAGAGATGATGCAGAAATAGGCACTTTGCTTGCCCATGTGGGATTCATCCGTGTTGCGCAGGATGCTCCAGACCTCGAAACCCTTGAGCAAATATTAGAAGGCGAGCCTGATAATAGCCTGGCGCACTATCAGCTTAGTGCGTTGAAATTGATTCAGGATGATTATGAAAGTGCAATGGGGCATTTGCTCGAGATTGTAAAGCGTGACAGAGCATTCCGCGATGATGCAGGACGCAAAGGTTTGATTTCCCTTTTCGGCATGTTGGGGAATGAGGGCGAATTGGTTACACGCTACCGTTCTCTACTATCCCAAGCCATGAACTGA
- a CDS encoding Yip1 family protein, producing MNPLILSKLFLHHSGWKYVAHSHLSILKLYLLYVVPLSLIPPLMVYFAGTMYTDQIFPVLSANKLQMIVAIFFLVELAIVPIMGWVIQALGEVAGIQPHYREAFTLAAVAPTPLWLAPLFLFVPNLLLNIAVTSAAMIGSAAVIYYAVPALFHLKDKGRSLLMSGSIFAAGLVAWVFLMVLTLLTWSYL from the coding sequence ATGAATCCTCTTATTTTATCAAAACTGTTTTTGCACCATTCTGGCTGGAAATATGTTGCGCACAGCCATCTCTCTATTCTGAAATTGTATCTGCTTTATGTTGTACCGCTGTCACTGATTCCGCCGTTGATGGTGTATTTTGCAGGCACTATGTACACTGATCAGATTTTCCCTGTGCTTTCAGCTAATAAGCTGCAAATGATTGTTGCCATTTTCTTTTTGGTTGAATTGGCCATCGTCCCTATTATGGGCTGGGTCATACAAGCATTGGGAGAAGTGGCCGGCATCCAGCCTCATTATCGCGAAGCTTTTACATTAGCGGCAGTAGCACCGACGCCGTTGTGGCTGGCGCCTTTGTTCTTGTTTGTTCCCAATTTGCTGCTTAATATTGCAGTAACTTCTGCTGCCATGATAGGGTCTGCTGCGGTCATTTATTATGCAGTACCAGCGTTATTTCATCTTAAAGACAAAGGTCGTTCATTGCTGATGTCCGGCTCTATTTTTGCAGCGGGGTTGGTAGCCTGGGTGTTTCTGATGGTGTTGACCTTGCTGACATGGAGTTATTTGTAG